In Triticum aestivum cultivar Chinese Spring chromosome 5B, IWGSC CS RefSeq v2.1, whole genome shotgun sequence, the following proteins share a genomic window:
- the LOC123112243 gene encoding glucan endo-1,3-beta-glucosidase 5 has translation MGAAGGNGGVAKAAAVAVLVLCMARWSAAGMGVNWGTQLSHPLPASTVVRLLKDNGFDRVKLFDAEDGILGALKGSGIQVMVGIPNDMLSDLAGSTKAAERWVTANVSKHVNDGVDIRLVAVGNEPFLQTFNGTYLNTTFPAMQNIQAALMSAGLGNQVKVTVALNADVYQSSSGKPSDGDFRADIHGLMLNIVQFLASSGAPFVANVYPFISLYADPNFPLDYAFFQGSTSPVVDGGVTYENTFDANHDTLVAALRRNGFPNVTVVVGEVGWPTDGDANANPAYAQRFNQGLLDHVASGKGTPLTPGAPVDAYLFSLVDEDRKSIQPGNFERHWGIFFYDGKPKYQLSLRGNGGGMLVPARGVEYLQRRWCVLKPDADLADQKVGDSVSYACGSADCTSLGYKTSCGGLDAKGNVSYAFNSYYQTEDQDDRACDFRGLATTTTVDPSTGTCRFIIGIAPTSTATRNVAARTAAIFFALLLAGMF, from the exons ATGGGAGCCGCCGGCGGCAACGGCGGCGtggccaaggcggcggcggtggcggtgctgGTGCTGTGCATGGCGCGGTGGTCGGCTGCTGGCATGGGCGTGAACTGGGGCACGCAGCTGAGCCACCCGCTGCCGGCGAGCACGGTGGTGCGGCTGCTCAAGGACAACGGCTTCGACCGGGTGAAGCTGTTCGACGCCGAGGACGGCATCCTGGGCGCGCTCAAGGGGTCGGGGATCCAGGTGATGGTCGGCATCCCCAACGACATGCTCTCCGACCTCGCCGGCAGCACCAAGGCCGCCGAGCGCTGGGTCACGGCCAACGTCTCCAAGCACGTCAACGACGGCGTCGACATAAG GTTGGTGGCCGTGGGGAATGAGCCGTTCCTGCAGACGTTCAACGGCACGTACCTGAACACGACGTTCCCGGCGATGCAGAACATCCAGGCGGCGCTGATGTCGGCCGGGCTGGGCAACCAGGTGAAGGTGACGGTGGCGCTCAACGCCGACGTGTACCAGTCATCTTCGGGAAAGCCGTCGGACGGCGACTTCCGGGCGGACATCCACGGGCTCATGCTCAACATCGTGCAGTTCCTGGCGTCCAGCGGCGCGCCGTTCGTGGCCAACGTGTACCCGTTCATCAGCCTGTACGCGGACCCCAACTTCCCGCTCGACTACGCCTTCTTCCAGGGCTCCACGTCGCCGGTGGTCGACGGCGGCGTCACGTACGAGAACACCTTCGACGCCAACCACGACACGCTGGTGGCGGCGCTGCGCAGGAACGGGTTCCCCAACGTGACCGTCGTCGTCGGCGAGGTCGGCTGGCCCACGGACGGCGACGCCAACGCCAACCCGGCGTACGCGCAGCGGTTCAACCAGGGCCTCCTGGACCACGTCGCCTCCGGCAAGGGCACGCCGCTCACGCCGGGCGCCCCCGTCGACGCCTACCTCTTCAGCCTCGTGGACGAGGACAGGAAGAGCATCCAGCCAGGCAACTTCGAGCGCCACTGGGGCATCTTTTTCTACGACGGGAAGCCCAAGTACCAGCTCAGCCTCCGCGGCAATGGCGGCGGCATGCTTGTGCCGGCGAGGGGCGTCGAGTACCTCCAGAGGCGGTGGTGCGTGCTCAAGCCCGACGCCGACCTCGCTGACCAGAAGGTCGGCGACAGCGTCAGCTACGCCTGCGGCAGTGCCGACTGCACCAGCCTCGGGTACAAGACCTCGTGCGGCGGCCTCGACGCCAAGGGCAACGTGTCGTACGCGTTCAACAGCTACTACCAGACCGAGGACCAGGACGACCGAGCCTGCGACTTCCGCGGactcgccaccaccaccaccgtcgaCCCCTCTACCGGGACGTGCCGGTTCATCATCGGGATCGCCCCGACCAGCACGGCGACGAGGAACGTTGCGGCCAGGACAGCGGCCATCTTCTTCGCGCTGTTGCTCGCAGGCATGTTCTGA